GCAGCCACTGGGGGGCCGCTAGCGTCGCTGTCGCACGTCGGGGCGACGCGGACGGATTTGGCATACAGCGTCCCCGGATTAGGCATACGGCATCCCCCAACAGGCGCACGCTCCAATTGGAAACGACGTCCTTGCCCTTGGTGCGCGGCCAAGTTGCAGCGGCGCCTTCACGTGCGCACAGCGCCCTCGACCGTCCATGTCGCCGTACAGATAACGCACAACATTATTGGCTCCGCGCCTACATATTCAAGCACGCAGTAGCAGAAAAACAGCCTGCGTGGTAGGTAGATCGTTCAAATCGATGGCGGCTGGAGGCGTGTGGGTGTTCCGGAAGGACGGGGTGATGGAGCTGGAGCGGCAGGagagctcgccggcgacgagccgacgCGGCAAGGCGCTGGTGTACGTGCCGGCGAACGAGACGATGCGGTCGCTGGAGGCGCTGGAGCGGCGGCTGGGGTCGCTGGGCTGGGAGCGCTACTACGAGAACCGAGACCTCGTGCAGCTCCACCGGCGCGACGGCGGCGTCGACCTCATCGCGCTCCCGCGAGACTTTGCGCGGCTCCGCTCCACCCACATGTACGACGTCGTCGTCAAGAACCGGCATCAATTCAAGGTTGTCGACATCTGAAACATTCATGCAAGATGCTTCTACCTACTTTCCCTGGTCAAGCTTGCTAGTCTGTTTTGCAAATAAGCGCACCAGCATAATGGTGTGCGTGTTGTATGTCTTGTATTGTATGATGATGCTTTTGTACGTTTCTGAATTTCTCCGGTTAGCTAGTGCCAGTCTTTTAGTATTTGCTTAAATCTCACTCTGTTTGTTACACCCTCTCTTTCTAAATGTAATCGTTTTGACAGTTTAAATTGAACTACCAAAACGTCATGCATTTAGAATTTCTGCTTTGGTAGTACTCCGGCTatctctattttagtgatctaaacgctcttatattagtttacggaagaAGTATTATTTTTGTTGACATGGTTGCCCGTGTTTTGTAAACTAAAAGCAGCCAGCTTCGAAATTTCTgactgtgcatgcatgcatggctacGAGTAACTGTACGTGGCCAGGCTGCATCCACACGTTGGTGCATGGACCTGCAATTGGCTGAAAAAGAGTAAGGAATCTAGAGGAGCAATAGCACCTACAATTGTGCGCCTCAAACCTGCCTGAAACGACCGCAACGTGTGCCCGGTCAATATATGGTCAAAACAAGTTAACACAACCGGATCCTTCACTTAGTCATTAGAGCAGCTCTAACGAGCCGACTCAAACGAACGGCAATTTTATCCGATTTTCGTCCGTTTCGGTCGGCAGCCCACTCGGCGTCCGTCTTTCTTATCATTTGGGTCGGTAGTgcgtccaacgcgccgacccatattTGTCGGCATGGCTGGCTGGCTACAGTTTTTCAGCAAATATGCACACATTTTGCATTGTTTCACAAGGAAACATATAAATAGcatagtttcacaaccaaataaaGTATACTTTCACAACCAAATAAATTTAGCATAGTTTTACAAGCCAAATAAAAATTAAATTGTAATACATGTAAAAAAGAtatatctattggttgccaacatgagcccacatatgctcaaccaaattttGCAACTACATGTGAGTTTCCCAATCACACATTTCATGATGAAATTGAATGAACCATGCAAACGTTGCAGCTCCATGCttaggcacaacattctcacccagGTGGCTGGTCTGACAGCGTCCGACGAGTGTGCCGACGTCAGGACAGTGGTCGTTGTCGGACGAAGGAGCTAGCCGAGGCAGGGAGGCGGCTTAAGTGGGGACGTCGGAGGGTGGGGTGGGGAAGCTTCGGTGCCCAGGCGGCTaggcggtggtgccggcgatgcggGAGGTAGCGGTGTTGGGGGAGGTGTGTTGGCACCGGCTgctggtagaggcatcgataatggGCAGCGGCGGTGACGGAGCGGGTGCGGGTGCGGGCGAGGGTTTGTTGTCGAGGGGTGGGAGAGGATGGTCAATGTGCCACCGATTGGCAGGCCAGGGGAGTAGTTTGCGTGCGGCGCGCGCGTCCATCTCTTGTCCGTGTCGATGCAAATCAAGCTCCAAATAGGGCCTGGAATTGGTCGGCAAACGGACGAAAGGCAGACGCGCAcccgtttgggtcggcgcattgGACCGACATTTTTGTCTGCCGCGACCAAAACGGACGCACGTGGACGAAACGGGTCGgcacgttggagttgctcttaaacGCAATTGGTGCCGTTGGTATTACGCTTTGAGAATAAAtataatgaaaaagaaaaaaaaacttacaCACAACTTTGCACTAAAATTGCAGTTTTATAGTATGCAAACTACAATCATATAATGGTGTAAGTTTTGAAAAGATTGCATAGTTTTGTGTCTGTACATTTACACTAAGCTAGTcttggccatgggcagcccggcccgacccAACCTTGACCACTGGTCGGGCATGTGCCTTAGATCTAGGCCTGAAGGCCGGGCCGGGCCCAGCATCTTTTCTGCCATTTAA
The DNA window shown above is from Triticum dicoccoides isolate Atlit2015 ecotype Zavitan unplaced genomic scaffold, WEW_v2.0 scaffold69599, whole genome shotgun sequence and carries:
- the LOC119347612 gene encoding flowering-promoting factor 1-like protein 5; this encodes MAAGGVWVFRKDGVMELERQESSPATSRRGKALVYVPANETMRSLEALERRLGSLGWERYYENRDLVQLHRRDGGVDLIALPRDFARLRSTHMYDVVVKNRHQFKVVDI